The nucleotide sequence GACGATCAGCGCGAGCAGCGCGCTGGTCTTCCGGTTGAAGAAGCGGGCCTTCCGGGGACGGTCGCCGGCGCCGTCCCCGTCGGACGGCGGCGGGACGAGGGGTTCCGGGCGCTGCAGCTGCTGCGTGGGCTGCGCGTCGGCCGGCGACGGCGGCTTCGGCAGCTTCTCGGTGCTCGCCGCGTCGACGGGGCGCCGCGGGGCGCGCAGCTGCTCGGTCGGCGGCTCAGGACGCCGGGAAGCCGGCGGGGGCGGTGCCGGCCGGGGGCCGGGCCGCGGCGGCGGCGGTTGGCGCTGCGGCGGGGGTGGCTGGCGTGGGGGCTGGCGCTGCGGCGGCGGGGGTGGCTGGCGCTGCGGCGGGGGCGGTTGGCGCGGCGGCTGGCGTTGCGGCGGAACGGGCGGCCCCGGCGGTCGAGGTGGGCCGGGTGGCTGCGGCGGACGTGCCGGCCCGGGCGGCGGTTGCCGACCCGGCGGAGGAGGTGGCCGTCGACCACGCCAGTCGGGCTCGCCGGGGCGTTGCGGTGGGACGGTCACCCGCGCGATTCTGCCCTTCGCCGCCGGGACCGTCGAGTACGCGCGTCGGCCCAGCCTGCGCCGAGTGTGCATCTCACGACGCTCGACCGGCGTGTCGCGTCGCCAGATGCACACTCGCGTCGAGTGTGTGGCTCGTGAACACCCTCACTCGTCGTTCGCAGTCAGAACCCGCACACTCGGCGCGGAACAGGGCCCACTACACGTTGAAGCGGAACTCCACGACGTCGCCGTCGGCCATCACGTAGTCCTTGCCCTCCATCCGGACCTTGCCGGCGGCCTTGGCGGCGGCCATCGAGCCCGCCTCGACGAGGTCGTCGTAGGAGACGATCTCGGCCTTGATGAAGCCCTTCTCGAAGTCGGTGTGGATGACGCCGGCGGCCTTCGGCGCGGTGTCGCCCTGGTGGATCGTCCAGGCGCGCGACTCCTTCGGCCCCGCCGTGAGGTAGGTCTGCAGCTTCAGCGTGTGGAAGCCGGCGCGGGCCAGCGCATCGAGGCCCCGCTCGGTCTGGCCGATCGACTCCAGCAGCTCGGCGGCCGACTCCTCGTCCAGCTCCTGCAGCTCGGCCTCGATCTTGGCGTCCAAGAACACCGCGTCGGCCGGGGCGACCATCGCCCGCAGCTCGGCCGTGCGCGCATCGTCGGTGAGGATCGACTCGTCGGCGTTGAAGACGTACAGGAACGGCTTGGTGGTCATCAGGTTGAGTTCGCGCAGCGGCGCCGTGTCGACACCGGCGGCGAACAGCGTCGTGCCGGAATCCAGCACCGCCTGCGCCGCGACGGCCGCCTCGAGGACCGGCTTGCGGTCCTTGTTGTTGCGGGCTTCCTTCTCCAGCCGCGGGACCGCCTTCTCGAGGGTCTGCATGTCGGCGAGGATCAGCTCGGTCTCGATGACCTCGATGTCCGACGCCGGGTCCACCTTGCCGTCGACGTGCACGACGTCGTCGTCGGCGAACACCCGGACCACCTGACAGATCGCGTCGCACTCGCGGATGTTGGCGAGGAACTTGTTGCCGAGCCCAGCGCCCTCGGAGGCGCCCTTCACGATGCCGGCGATGTCGACGAACGTCACCGGCGCCGGCACCACCTTCTCCGAGGCGAACATCTCCGCGAGTGTGGCGA is from Mycolicibacterium grossiae and encodes:
- the ychF gene encoding redox-regulated ATPase YchF; this encodes MGLNLGIVGLPNVGKSTLFNALTRNDVLAANYPFATIEPNEGVVPLPDPRLATLAEMFASEKVVPAPVTFVDIAGIVKGASEGAGLGNKFLANIRECDAICQVVRVFADDDVVHVDGKVDPASDIEVIETELILADMQTLEKAVPRLEKEARNNKDRKPVLEAAVAAQAVLDSGTTLFAAGVDTAPLRELNLMTTKPFLYVFNADESILTDDARTAELRAMVAPADAVFLDAKIEAELQELDEESAAELLESIGQTERGLDALARAGFHTLKLQTYLTAGPKESRAWTIHQGDTAPKAAGVIHTDFEKGFIKAEIVSYDDLVEAGSMAAAKAAGKVRMEGKDYVMADGDVVEFRFNV